The nucleotide window ATGGCATCAAGTGTACATTGAGACTTCCTTGAGCGTTCTCACCTTGAGGCTTTACAATAACACTTTGGGATGGACTTACACTGAAGTCGACCTTTGGTGCACTATCAGCTGAGACCGAATTTCCCATTCCTAATAAAATAAAAAATATAATAATACCAAACATTGCTGATATTTTCCTCATGGTAAATGATACCTCCTTTCTTTCTCCTATATTTATATAAACTGATACTTTTTGCCTATTATATTACTATTAGTATATCAAATCCCCTAAATGCACAAAATACTTTTTTTGTAGCAATTTGGATTTATTTTTATTAATACGTCGAAAAATAAACTTACTATTACAAAAAAATGGCCAATTCGTGAGAATCGGCCTTCTTTTCTATTTCAGGGTATTTAAATGTAAAAATCTTTATCCATTTCATCATCACCTTGTTAACAAGATGAATACTCCGCCACCCGATTCCTTCCTGCTCGCTTTGCCCCGACATAAAGGGCCCTGTCGGCATGTCGAATCAAGGCAAGGGCATCCTCGGCATTTTCTGGTGCTGTTGCAACACCAATAGAAACGGTTATCTTCACCTGCTGCTGTTTCTGATCCATGGATTGTTGCAGGGTAAATGGCCAGTTGGCAATCGACTGTCTGATTAGTTCAGCCATATGGAGGGCATCCTCTTTTGTTACGTCAGGTATGAGAACAACGAATTCTTCACCGCCATATCGGGCAACTGTGCCGCGATTGGCAATTAACTTATCGAGCCTGTTTGCAAGCTCATAAAGAATTTCATTTCCGCTTTGATGACCATACGTATCATTAATTTGTTTAAAGTGATCAATATCAAGAATAATCAAGGACAACATGTTCCGCTCGAAAGTAGTCAGTCTTTCAAATTCCTCGTTTAACACCTTTTCAAAATATCGATAGTTATAAAGTTTTGTTAAAGCACAGCGCTCACTTTGCATTTTCGTTCGTTCATAATGCTTGGCGTTTTCCATGGCCACCGCAAAGTATGAACATAAAATATCAACAATCATGAGTTGATATTTCTCATATGCTCGTTTTCGTTTCGAAGCGAGTAACAACACCCCAATAACGTTCTGACTTTTTACTATTGGAACACATAAAATACTTTCTACGTCGCCAGGGATGTAATTCATCGGGATCCCACGCCATTGCATTCTTGCAGTATAAAATACAGCTTTTTGTTTAGACCAGGTTGTACCAATTATGCCATCGTCTTTTTTAAATGCTGGCAGTTCATTTATGCTAACCTCACCGGCTTCTATATGACGGATTAATTTCAGCTCATTATCACTTACTTCTAGTATATAGGCATAATCAACCGGGAGCATTTCACAAAGTTTTTGGATAAAAAGGTTTACGACATCATCAACCTGCAAACGTTCGGCCATCTGATGACCAATTTCAGCTGCCTTTTGTAAATATTCATTTATTTTTTCACTCGAATAATAGAGGTTAAAAATGATCGACAGGCTTACAAATGGAACACCGACAAATATAATGGCCAATAATCCCACTTGGTTATAAAGAATATATAATACAAAACCAATTGGAAAAGTAATTAATGTAGTAATAGTTTCGACAAAAAAGTCCTTCCCAAAATACGGCTCTTTACTCTTATAAATAACATAAAGGTTAAAGGATATGATGATTTGATTTAAGGAATAATATAAAACAATGTATATGACTGCAAGCCAAAGTGAATGGGGAACTCCGGATAGATTAGGGCGGACCTGACCGCCGAGTAAATAATAGATTAACCCGCTAAAAAAAGAAACGAGAAAGAACATTATCAGATTAAGCGGCAAACGGAATAGCTGCCCTTTTTGAAGAACCTTTAGCTTAAGTAGTAAGGCAATGACGGCAAACTGGGCATAAAGAATTTCAACAAATAACCCAAATCGTAAAAATGTTGCAAGGGCCACCCATTGGATAACAAATATAAACACATCATTGATAACAATTGGCATAACCGCAACGACAGTTGTGAGCAGTAGGAATGCCAACAAGTCGACCCAATTATCAGATAGATGAGGAGGGTATGTTTTATAGGTAAACCACAATCCTGCTGGAACCATTAAAAACCAAATTACAAAAGCAATTTTTTTCACCGTAGGGTTTACCTTCATCATAATCCTCCTTCCCCATTATTTTTAATTCAAAGTAAGTTTATCAAATTATAGTACGCTTGTCACAATGAAATTGCATTATTTTTCAAATATTTGCTTAAATATGGTTTTGCTTCAGAAATAAAATAAAGAGAACCTGTGATGACAAGGATATCAGAAGCTTCTAGATCCTGAATTTCTTCAAGAAGAAAGGATTGCCAGTTTTCCACTGCTAGTTTGTTTTCGGAACCGCTAAGCTTAAGCAACTCCTCTGCACTAGCCGCACGTGAAAAATCAAAACTGACAAAAGTAATCTGATTCGCGATTTGATCAAGCTTGCTAATCATTTCATCTAGTTTTTTATCCTTTAGAGCTGCAAATACAATTTTGATATACCGATCACTGTAGCGTGATGATAGTTCCTTGGTTAATGCCGTTATTCCTTCGTCATTATGGGCACCATCAATAATGACGAGCGGATTTTCTGATAGAACTTCAAATCTCCCAGGCCAATAGGCTTGTTTTAATCCTGCTCGAATGGATTGCTCCGTGACCGCGAAATAGCCCTTCTCATTCAAATACTGAGCAGATAAAACGGCCAGAGCTGCATTTTCGGTTTGATGCTGACCAATCATACTGATCTCAAGTTGTTTTAGGGGTTGCGGCTGTGTTTCTAGTGTGAACTGCTCACCTCTAGCAAGCGATTCATGTCCACTTAATGTAAATTCATGATTTAATCTAGTAATTGGTGCTGACTTTTTATCCGCTTGCTCCTCAATTACCTTTAGAGCGCCCATGTGTTTGACCGCTGTATAAATGGGGGTCTTCTCTTTAATAATTCCGGCTTTTTCAAAAGCAATTTCCTCATAGGTGTTTCCTAGAATGTTGGTATGGTCGAGTCCAATATTTGTAATGATAGAGACAAGTGGCTGAATAATATTTGTCGAATCAAATCGTCCGCCAAGACCTACTTCAAAAATGACAATATCAACCTTTTTTATCATCGCAAAAAAATAGAATGCCATGGCGGTAATGACTTCGAACTCGGTTGGGCCCCCCAATTCGGTTTCCTCTAATTCATCTGCCAACGGACGAATGACATTTGCTAGCTGCAATAATTCCTCATCACTAATTGGATTCCCGTTGACACTAATCCGCTCATTAAACTGTTCTATATATGGTGAAGTAAATGTACCGACTGTATATCCCCCTGCTTGGAGGATGGAGCGTAAAAAGGTGACAGTTGAGCCTTTGCCATTTGTTCCGCCAATATGGACCGCTTTGATTTTGTTCTCAGGATTGTCTAGCCGCTCCATCATCCGCTCCATCCGTTTTAAACCAGGTTTAATGCCTAATCGTAGCCTAGCATGGATCCAGTTTAGGGCTTCTTGATATGTAGTAAACATTTTTGTAACACCCCTTTTTAATATAAGTAAGACGAATCCATTGCTGAATTCGCCTCTTACTGCTTATTATCCTCTTAATTCTTTAATTCGAGCCTCGACAATGCTTCTCTTTTCGAGATAATCCTGCTCTTTGGCACGTTCTTCGGCAACCACACTGTCAGGTGCTTTTTTCATGAAGCCTTCATTGCTTAATTTCTTTTGAACTCTGTCTACCTCTTTATTTAATTTATCATATTCTTTTTCAAGTCGGGCAATTTCTTCATCGATATTAATTAATCCTTCAAGCGGCAAGATGATTTCTAAGCCTGTCACTACAGCGGTCATTGCTTTTTCAGGTGCTTCAATATCTACACCCATTTGCAATTCTTCCGGATTACAGAAGCGTTCAATATAGCTTCGATTGTTTTCAATAGCTTTTAGAATGGCTTCATCCTTCGCCTTAACTAACATTTTGATTTTCTTGCTCATTGGCGTATTTACCTCTGCACGGATATTGCGTACAGCGCGAATCATTTCCATGTGAAGCTTCATTTCCCCGGCTGCCTGGTCATTGGATAGTTCTGGATTTACTACCGGCCATGCGGCAGTTGTGATCGACTCACCCTTGTGAGGAAGGTTCTGCCAAATTTCCTCGGTAATGAATGGCATGAACGGATGCAGCAAGCGCATTGTGTTATCTAAAACATGTGCTAGAATAGAACGGGTTGTTTTCTTCGCTGCTTCATCTTCTCCGTACAGTGGAAGCTTCGCCATTTCGATATACCAATCACAGAAGTCATCCCAGATAAAGTTGTATAAGGCACGACCCACTTCACCAAATTCATAACGCTCTGAAAGTTTTGTCACGTGCTCAATCGTTTCGTTTAAGCGAGTTAAAATCCACTTATCCGCAACAGACTTTTCACCGCTAAAATCAATTTCATCATATGTCATGCCATCCATATTCATTAACGCGAAACGGGAAGCATTCCAAATCTTATTAGCGAAGTTCCAAGTTGATTCTACTTTTTCAAAACTAAAGCGTAAATCCTGGCCTGGTGAGCTTCCCGTTGAGAGGAAGTATCTTAAGGCATCGGCACCATATTTTTCGATGACATCCATTGGGTCAACACCATTTCCAAGTGATTTACTCATCTTACGTCCTTGTTCATCACGAACGAGACCATGAATAAGAACATCTTTGAATGGACGGTCGCCAGTAAATTCAATACTTTGGAAAATCATTCGTGATACCCAGAAAAAGATGATATCGTAACCTGTTACCAATGCGTCTGTAGGAAAATAACGTTTGTAATCAGCCGCTTCTTGATTTGGCCAACCCATTGTTGAAAAAGGCCATAACGCTGAGCTGAACCATGTATCTAAAACATCATTGTCCTGGTTCCAATTTTCTTCATCTGCTGGTGCTTCAAAGCCAACATAAACTTCTCCCGTTTCCTTGTGGTACCAAGCAGGAATCCGGTGACCCCACCATAGCTGTCTTGAAATACACCAGTCACGGATATTTTCCATCCAGCGTAAATACGTTTTTTCAAAACGGTCCGGAACAAAGTTTACTTTATTTTCTTTGTCTTGCAAGGCAATCGCTTCATCTGCAAGTGGCTGCATTTTTACAAACCATTGTGTTGAAAGGTATGGCTCAACAACTGCACCACTGCGTTCAGAGTGGCCAACAGAATGCAAATGATCTTCTATTTTGAAAAGAACACCTAGTTCTTGAAGGTCTTTAACGATTTGCTTACGACATGCAAAACGGTCTAGTCCTTGATATTTACCTGCCTTAGCATTCATCGAGCCGTCCTCGTTCATGACAAGTACACGCTCAAGATTATGGCGGTTACCGACTTCAAAGTCATTCGGGTCGTGTGCAGGCGTAATTTTTACGGCACCTGAGCCAAAATCCATATCCACATAATCGTCGCCCACGATTGGGATTTCGCGGCCAACGATTGGCAGAATTACCGTTTTTCCGATGAGGTGCTTGTAACGGTCATCTTCCGGATGTACCGCAACAGCCGTATCACCAAGCATTGTTTCCGGACGAGTGGTTGCAATTTCAATGTGGCCGCTGCCATCTGCCAATGGGTATCTTAGGTGATAAAAGGCACCTTGAACATCCTTGTAAATGACTTCAATATCAGATATAGCTGTTTTTGTCGAAGGATCCCAGTTAATAATATACTCCCCGCGGTAGATAAGGCCTTTTTTATAAAGGGTGACGAATACTTCCTTAACAGCGTCTGATAAGCCTTCGTCAAGGGTAAAACGCTCGCGGCTGTAATCAAGGCCGAGACCTAGCTTTGACCATTGCTGACGGATGTGGGATGCATATTCTTCCTTCCACTTCCATGTTTCCTCAACGAATTTTTCACGACCTAAATCGTAACGACTTTTGCCTTCGCTGCGAAGCTTTTCTTCAACCTTTGCTTGTGTAGCAATTCCGGCGTGATCCATTCCTGGAAGCCATAGTACATCATAGCCTTGCATCCGTTTCATGCGCGTTAGGATATCTTGAAGTGTTGTATCCCATGCATGGCCAAGATGCAGTTTACCGGTAACATTTGGCGGTGGGATTACAATTGTATATGGCTCTTTGCCTTCATCATCTTTTGCCTCGAAAAACTTACCTTGTAACCACCAGTCATAACGACCCTTTTCAATCGATTGCGGATCGTATTTGGTCGGCATGGTTAATTCTTTTGTTTCCATTTAAAATTCCTCCTTCAAACATAAAAACCCCATTCGTCATAAAAGGACGAATGGAGTTTGCTTCGCGGTACCACCTTTTTTCCAATCAAAAAACATGATTGGCTCTTAAATCAGATAACGGATTTCATCCGTCCTCAACTACTGGGGCACATTGGCCTGTTCGCAGAAGAAGCTCATGGGCGACATTCCGACTTTCCTCTTAGGAAATCTCTCAGCAACTGATTTCCCTCTCTTGAAGCAGGATGGTATCGTACTCTTCCCTGTCTTTGCTTTTGTTTTTAAATTATATTGTTATACTACCCAAAAAAGGGGATTCACGTCAATCATGATCGCCAAATTTTTTATAATTTATACTATATGCATATTTACAGGGAACAAACTGGGTGATTTGAATATACTTAAGTAATGTCATATTTTTAGGGGAGGTCACAGTGAAGAGAAATCTTAACAACTACAAACACCGTCCCTGGTTCAGAACCTTCCGGAGGTTCTGCGGACAATTAATAGTACCGTTTGTGATTTTTCAATTCATTCGGACAATTTTTCTACCGACCGTCTTTGATGTATTATTGTTATCGTTTTTTATTGTTATTGCGATTTCAATCTATTTTGATATTATGTAAGGAGCCCTTAAAGCAGGTGACTACTGCGGCTGGGCTCCTTCTTTTGCCTGCTTCTGCTGGTTTTCGATTTCCGTCATCCTCATCACGATATACTCAGAATTTTTCAAATGCCAATAACGGTGCTGCAGCTGGCGTACAAATTTCATTTCATTCTTTGGTCGCGGTTTGCGATAATAGCTTTCAGCCACTTGCATGATGGGAATAGGCAGTGCTAAATAGCTGTTAAATAATAATTTCTCATCCTCTTTATAGGGAAAGTATTTAAAATAATGGTATACCCAGTCAAGGGCGGTATCATTCCGTTTTGGACTGGTATTTAGGGCCCGTGATAAAAAGGGAAGGAGATCATGAATCGGTGAGCCGTACCGGGCATTTTCAAAATTAATGAAAAAGCCATACCCCCGATCATCATAGAGAAAATGCTCCGATGACAATTTTCCGTGCGTAATCACCATCCGAGCCTTGTCATTTTCTTTTGTGGTCTCGTACCATTCTTCAAATTTTGTTTTTGAAAAACGCAATGCCTGGCTTATTTCGTTGTAATATAAGCAGTATAGCAATTCAAACGGTGACATATATGTTCTTTTCTCACATTCATCCATGAAGCCGTCAAGAAATTCTTGATGTTTTTCGAGCTGTTGAATCGTTTTTTCATAATGCTCTGTTCGTTCTTCTTGGCTGACCGTGATTTCTTTAGCCGACAGAGTATGAAGCCTTGCTAATTCTCGAAAAAGCTGCTGGCTTTTGTGTTCCCGATCTTCCTTCTGATCGTTCGGCATCCACGGCATAAGATAATAAAGATTGTTTTCATGTAAAACCGCATACCTACCATCCATCGTCGGGTAAATCGGGACAATCCTGTTAAACCCCTTTTGGTATAGAAGGTGAACATGACGGATAAAATCCGTCCCGGTATTGGGGGAGATTTTTTTTAATGCAAAGGTTCCTTTGTTCGAGTAAATCTTTTGGACAATGCCGTAATCCTCAACAAAATAAGGCTCGACAAGGTAATTTTTTAAAATGGGTGAAACAGATTCTAACCGGTTCGAGTCACTCATGTGATTTCAACTCTTTTCTTAGCAGAAAGGGATTCTTTTAAAAGAAGAGCAGGTTCAAAATCACCTGCTCGCCTTATCGTCATTCGATTACTTTTTCGCAAGGGCCCCGGGAATATATAATACTTGACCTTCGTAGACGTCTTGATTCAGTTCCAGATTATTGATGCGAAGGAGGTTCTGAACCGTAACATCATAGCGGTCGGCCAGAGTATCGACCGTGTCCCCCTTTTGCACGATACATACCTTTAATTTTGTTTGGCCTGTATTTTCGTCCTTCCTTGCAAAAAACTCTGTTAGTGTCATCTTCTTCTTTTTACCGGAAAGCTTTTTCTTTACCTTTTTGATCATATCATCCGAAGAGGACGAGGAAGAACTTTCTTCTTCAACCTTATGTTTTTTTCCATAATGATGATGTTCCTCCGGCTCAACTTCCACCACAACTTCTTCCTCAACTATTTCCAGCACAGGTTCTTTGCTGCCCTCACTCCTCGCTTCTTGGAGGTTCCAGACAGGCTCATAAACTTCTTCTTCCTCTTCTTCATCAAATTCTACCTGCGGCTGGTAGTTGAAAGTCGGGAATTTCGGCAACACTTCAACAGGTTCTTCTTTTTCCTGCTGTTTTCTTGCTTCCGCTTCAAATAAAAAGTTTTCTTGGAAAGTGCTTTGAACAGCTGGCTGTTCCACTTCTACTTCCTCTTCGTGTTCAGTATTGGAGCGGTGAAGCACTTCATATTCCGGTTCTTCTTCCTGTTGCTGTTGTTGTTCTTGTCCGTACAGACCACTGATGGTCAGTTCAGCAGATAACTTCAAGCAACTTCGTTCAGGTAAGGAATAATCAAATGATTCTACAAGGACGTCGATATCATAAATGCTTTGAATCCGATTATTCGGAATCGTGATATCGACAGGGAATCGATGGGAAAACTCACAGCTTCCCTCTTCTTCGCGTTCTGCTACCCTCTCGACAAATTTCTGTGAGGTAAATCCTTCATCTTCGCTTACATCGCTAGCTTCGTAACTTTTATATTCGCCGGTGAGTTCCAGCGAACCTCGTATGGTTACGTACTGATCGTTTTCCTGGATGGTGATGTCGGGGTCTAGGGAAATCGAAATAAGCTCTTCGACTTCCTGTCCTTTTCTAAACCACAGCGACTCCTCCAAGGAAAATCGCAGGCACGATTGATTCTCCTGGGACAAAGCGACTCCTCCTTTCGTATCCTTTACGCAAAATCACTATGTCACTTACACTCTATGAAGTAAGTTTTTTATTTATGATAAAAACAAAAAGGTTGGGGAGAAAAGAATTGTTTTGGGGGCTCCTAACCAAACAAAAAACACCCACTAAAATCAAGTGGGTGCTGCGCTAAATTATTTAAGCTTCGAAAAAGCAACCTCGGCTGCTTTAATAGTCTTTTCAATATCCACATCAGAATGCTCCGTGGATAGGAATAGGCCTTCGAACTGTGAAGGTGGTAAGAATACCCCTTGGTTGGCCATTTCGCGGTAATAGGCTGCAAAGAATTCCAAATTAGAGGTCTTGGCTTTTTCATAGTTAATAACAGCTTCGTTCGTAAAGAAGAAACCAATCATAGACCCGGCACGGTTAAAGGTAATGGGAATATCATATTTTTCAGCAGCCGCCTCAAAGCCTTTTTGAAGCAAGTCACCTTTACGGATAAACTCCTTGTAGTGATCTGGTGTTAACTGGCTAAGTGTTTCTAGCCCAGCCGTCATCGCCAAAGGGTTGCCTGAAAGGGTACCCGCTTGGTAAATCGGACCGCTTGGCGCGATTTGCTGCATGATTTCTGCCTTCCCACCGTATGCACCAACAGGAAGACCGCCGCCGATTACTTTTCCAAGACAGGTAATATCAGGAGTTATATTAAAATAGCCTTGTGCGCAATTGTAACCGACACGGAAACCGGTCATGACTTCATCAAAAATGAGCAATGAACCGTTTGTGGTAGTCATTTCACGTAAACCTTCTAGGAAGCCTGGAAGCGGCGGGACTAGACCCATGTTACCAGCAACTGGTTCAACGATGATACAAGCGATATCATCGCCAAATTGTTCAAATGCATATTTGACACTTTCAAGGTCATTATATGGCACTGTGATGGTATTTTTGGCAATGCCTTCTGGGACCCCGGGGCTGTCCGGCAAACCAAGTGTGGCCACACCTGAACCCGCTTTAATCAATAAGGAATCACCGTGGCCATGGTAGCAGCCTTCAAATTTTAAAATTTTGTTACGGCCAGTATAGCCTCTTGCCAAACGAAGGGCACTCATCGTTGCCTCTGTTCCTGAGTTAACCATCCGCACTACTTCAATGGATGGCACACGTTCAATCACAAGCTGGGCCAATTTGTTTTCTAACAATGTTGGAGCACCAAAGCTTGTACCGTTTTCAGCCGTTTTTTTCAAAGCTTCGACAACACGGTCGTTAGAGTGTCCAAGAATGAGTGGACCCCATGAAAGTACATAATCAATATACTCATTGCCATCAATATCGTAAACTTTTGAACCTTTGCCTCTTTCCATAAAAATCGGGCTCATACCAACGGATTTAAAAGCGCGTACGGGGCTGTTTACGCCACCTGGCATTAGGTTTTGGGCTTCTTTAAATGCTTCAATCGATTTCGTATACGAACGCATTTTTTTCCCTCTTTTCAAAAAGTGATTATTGGTCTTCTTTTAACCAGCGGCAGGCATCTTTTGCATGATAGGTAATAATTAAATCTGCACCAGCACGCTTCATACCAACCAGCATTTCAAGCACGGTCTTTTTCTCATCAACCCAGCCGTTCCCAGCGGCTGCTTTAATCATGGCATATTCACCGCTTACGTTGTAAATAACAACAGGCAGGTTAAAGTTATTTTTTATATCACGGACGATATCAAGATATGGCATACCTGGTTTTACAATTAAAAAGTCAGCACCCTCTTGAACATCAGATTCTGCTTCTCTAAATGCTTCCATCCGGTTAGCCGGATCCATTTGATAGGTTTTACGGTCGCCAAATTGCGGTGCACCTTCCGCAGCCTCACGGAATGGACCGTAGAAGGCAGATGCATATTTAACAGCATAAGACATAACAGGGATTTCTGTGAAACCGGCTTCGTCCAAACCAGCACGAATGGCTACCACAAAGCCGTCCATCATGTTGGATGGGGCAATAATGTCGGCGCCCGCTTTCGCTTGGGCAATTGCCGTTTTAACAAGCAATTCAAGCGATTCGTCGTTAAGGACTTTCTCCCCTTCAATCACACCACAGTGGCCGTGGTCAGTGTATTCACACAAACATGTATCGGCAACAACAATTATTTCCGGATAGTTTTCTTTAATATAACGTGTGGCAACTTGAACAATACCATGGTCATGATACGCTTGCTCACCACAGGCATCCTTCGTCTTCGGAATCCCGAATAATAAGACAGATTTTATCCCGTGAGCGACGATATCATCCATTTCTTCTTTAAGATTGTCCATCGATACTTGGAATACTCCAGGCATGGATGATACCTCATTGCGAATATTTTCACCTTCATAAATAAACAGAGGATAAATGAAATCCTCCGCTCTTAAGTGATTTTCTCGGACAAGCGCGCGCATATTGGCACTTGAGCGTAAACGGCGATGACGTGAAAATTGTAATTCCATTATGTGTTTACCCCCTAAAATAAGTAACATTTCCTTTTACTCGCGGATTGCACCGCTTTACTCGCGAAGCGCTGTTTTCAAACAGCGGATCCCTTCTCCAAATAAGTAATCATGCTTTTAATCATTTCCGCCACCGTATACTCCTCCGGTGAAGCATGTACCGTTAGTCCATATTCCTGTAACTTTTTCTCAGTAACCGGTCCGATACAGCCTATCAGACAACTCTCCATCTGTTCCTCTAAACCATGTTCCCTGACAACATCCATTAGATGGTCGACAGTCGATGGACTTGTAAACGTAAGGATGTCCAGCTGGTGATCAGCCAACATCTTCGTAAGCTTTACACGGCTATCTTCCGGCATGTAGGTTTCATAAATAACTACCTCATCCACTGCAGCCCCAGCTTCCGTTAACGCGCTGGCGATATATTCCCGGGCAAGATTCCCCTTTGGAAGCAATACCCTTGCACCACTATTTACATACGGTAAAAACTCTTCAACAAAACTTTCAGCTACAAAGGATGACGGGACAAATTCCACTTGAAGGCCCCTATGCTGCAAGACATCTGCAGTCTTTTTACCAATCACAGCTATCTTTGGAAGAGAGGAACCGGCCATATCAAAAAAAGAAAAAAAAGTGTCAACGGTAACGTTACTCGTAAAAATAATCCAATCATATGTATCAAGGGCCATCAAACAATCGTGAAGGCGCTGATTTTGTGCAATCGGCCGAAAGGCGATGAGAGGGATTTCCACAGGAGTCCCTCCGTACCTTTCAACCAACTCAACAAACGGTTTTGCTTGATTTTTTCCTCTTGGAACGAGAACCTTTTTATCAAGCAATGGTAAAGATTTTAGCATTGACCCTCAAGCTCCCGTTTGACCCTGTCAATCAAATCCTTAGCACCTTTTTCAATTAATAAATCGGCAGCTTGGTTACCAAGTTCTTCTGGATTTTGGCCGCGAAGTTCTTCCTTGAAGACATCATTTCCTTCAGGTGAAGCAACTAATACATTTAATACTACTTCATCTGTTGCATCATCAATGCGAGCGAAGCCGGCAATTGGTACCTGACAGCCGCCCTCCATTTTTTGAAGGAATGCACGTTCAGCACGAACCGCTCTCATCGTTTTCTTGCAAGTGAATTTTTCAAAAAGCTCTAGTAATTCTTTATCATCTTCGCGGCATTCAATGGATAATGCCCCTTGACCTACAGCAGGAATACAAATATCGGCATCTAGAAACTCCGTTACGACATCGGAAGTCCAACCTAGGCGGGAAAGGCCTGCAGCTGCTAAAATAATCGCATCGTATTCATCTGTTTCTAATTTTGCTAATCTTGTATCAACATTACCGCGAATCCATTTAATCTCTAAATCCGGGCGCTGCACCAATAGCTGGGCACTGCGGCGCAGGCTGCTCGTACCAATAATCGCTCCTGGCTTTAAATCGTTTAATTTTACATGGCCTTTTGAAATAAGGGCATCGCGGTGATCTTCACGGAATGGAATACAGCCAATCGTCAACCCTTCAGGCAGGACGGCAGGCATGTCTTTCATACTATGAACCGCCATATCAATCTCTTTATCAAGCATCGCCTGCTCGATTTCTTTTACAAATAACCCCTTACCACCAACTTTAGAAAGGGTAACGTCAAGGATTTTATCCCCTTTCGTAACAATTTCTTTGACCTCAAATTCGAAGGATGGATCAAGTTTTTTCAGCTGATCCATTACCCAATTTGTTTGTGTTAACGCTAATTTACTCCGTCTTGAACCAACAATAATTTTCCTCATGACTGCCTCCTAGGGTTATGCATACCATAAATGAAACGATGATAATTGACCAAATAAGAAAAAGTTTATTAATACGATTAAAAATGATCCTGTATTCCAAATGGCTAATTTCTTGCCGGATATGTTTTTCGCAATTCGTAAATATAAATAAATGCTATAGGCCGTAAGTAACAAGAACGATCCGATAATTTTCATATCGTACCACGGCATCCCCGGAACCTTAAGAAATGCCCACTGCAGACCTAAGATCACACTTAGAAGCAGCATCGGAACACCGATGACGGCCAATATGTAAGATGACTTTTCTAATTTCTCTAAATCTGCCAGCCGTAAAAGGCGTGTTCCCCATTTTTTTCGTTTCAATAAATCATATTGAAGCAGGTATAATGACGAAAAGACAAAGGATAATGAAAAGGCCCCGT belongs to Neobacillus sp. OS1-2 and includes:
- the hemC gene encoding hydroxymethylbilane synthase, yielding MRKIIVGSRRSKLALTQTNWVMDQLKKLDPSFEFEVKEIVTKGDKILDVTLSKVGGKGLFVKEIEQAMLDKEIDMAVHSMKDMPAVLPEGLTIGCIPFREDHRDALISKGHVKLNDLKPGAIIGTSSLRRSAQLLVQRPDLEIKWIRGNVDTRLAKLETDEYDAIILAAAGLSRLGWTSDVVTEFLDADICIPAVGQGALSIECREDDKELLELFEKFTCKKTMRAVRAERAFLQKMEGGCQVPIAGFARIDDATDEVVLNVLVASPEGNDVFKEELRGQNPEELGNQAADLLIEKGAKDLIDRVKRELEGQC